In Kineococcus endophyticus, the following proteins share a genomic window:
- a CDS encoding ArsR/SmtB family transcription factor, translating to MSEGTKGCTLGVDSQYVEVAAEVFSLLSDPTRIRIILALRDEELSVNHLADIVNKSPTAVSQHLSKLRWGRMVTTRQEGNRVFYRLTDDHARNLVAEAVSQAEHALEPRTAHERAGVAPGTAARTHSHHLTTAAASAAGPDPEPAATCPARESTA from the coding sequence ATGAGTGAAGGTACGAAGGGATGCACGCTGGGCGTGGACAGTCAGTACGTCGAGGTGGCCGCCGAGGTCTTCTCACTGCTGTCCGACCCCACTCGCATCCGCATCATCTTGGCCCTGCGCGATGAGGAGTTGTCGGTCAACCACCTGGCCGACATCGTCAACAAGAGCCCGACCGCGGTCTCCCAGCACCTGAGCAAGCTGCGCTGGGGACGGATGGTGACCACCCGGCAGGAAGGCAACCGCGTCTTCTACCGCCTCACCGACGACCACGCCCGCAACCTGGTTGCCGAGGCCGTCTCCCAGGCCGAACACGCCCTGGAGCCGCGAACTGCACACGAACGCGCCGGGGTCGCCCCCGGTACTGCCGCCCGCACGCACAGCCACCACCTCACCACCGCTGCTGCCTCGGCTGCTGGCCCTGACCCGGAACCTGCCGCGACCTGCCCGGCGCGGGAGTCGACAGCGTGA